The following are encoded together in the Oncorhynchus kisutch isolate 150728-3 linkage group LG8, Okis_V2, whole genome shotgun sequence genome:
- the fam216a gene encoding protein FAM216A: MRKQVTFVEEIRKGDRLIKRGGSCVLATRSAESNNMYHHRYIDSEHVYKEQNTRLEMHRTAHFKVSDHQQVKTIHVPKSMMTAPFLQHPTLTTGQKRYLYSIANVYSTEHMRRLMKQRYRNVLHRCIKSGHSSLDATKHTTGGPLLKDRLTFKMDNERDSGSRIKPYGQRKGTTVHSKVILPKITNSHSAE; the protein is encoded by the exons atgagaaaacaggTTACATTTGTCGAGGAAATAAGAAAAGGAGATCGCCTGATAAAACGCGGTGGTAGCTGCGTTTTAGCAACAAG ATCTGCGGAGTCAAATAACATGTACCATCATAGATATatag ACTCTGAGCATGTGTATAAGGAACAAAACACCAGGTTGGAGATGCACAGGACAGCACATTTCAAGGTTTCTGACCACCAGCAGGTGAAAACCATACACGTCCCCAAGTCCATGATGACTGCACCATTTCTACAG CATCCAACCCTCACAACTGGACAGAAACGATATCTCTACAGTATTGCAAATGTCTACAGCACCGAGCACATGAGGCGGCTGATGAAGCAACGCTATCGCAATGTGCTGCACCGGTGTATTAAATCAG GTCATAGCTCTTTGGATGCAACCAAACATACTACTGGAGGTCCACTGCTTAAAGATCGGCTCACGTTCAAGATGGACAATGAGAGAGATTCTGGATCTAGGATCAAGCCATATGGACAGAGGAAGGGCACCACAGTGCACTCTAAAGTTATCCTCCCAAAGATTACCAACAGTCACAGTGCAGAGTGA
- the ube2g1b gene encoding ubiquitin-conjugating enzyme E2G 1b isoform X2: protein MTEQSALLLRKQLAELNKNPVEGFSAGLIDDEDIYKWEVVIIGPQDTLFEGGFFKAYLTFPYDYPLRPPKMKFITEIWHPNVAKNGDVCISILHEPGEDKFGYEKPEERWLPIHTVETIMISVISMLADPNSDSPANVDAAKEWREDPNGEFKRKVARCVRKSQEMAFD from the exons AGCTCAACAAGAACCCAGTGGAGGGCTTTTCAGCTGGCCTAATAGAtgatgaggatatatacaaatgGGAGGTGGTCATCATAGGGCCACAAGACACCCTCTT TGAAGGAGGGTTTTTCAAAGCGTACCTGACCTTTCCCTATGATTATCCACTACGGCCTCCAAAGATGAAGTTCATCACTGAAATCTGGCATCCTAATG TGGCAAAGAATGGTGATGTATGTATCTCAATACTGCATGAGCCAGGAGAGGACAAGTTTGGCTATGAGAAACCAGAGGAACGTTGGCTTCCAATCCACACTGTAGAGACGATTATGATTAGTGTTATCTCCATGCTGGCCGACCCAAACAGTGATTCGCCTGCTAATGTGGATGCTGCG AAAGAGTGGAGGGAGGATCCGAATGGTGAATTCAAGAGGAAGGTAGCTCGCTGTGTACGGAAAAGCCAGGAGATGGCATTTGACTAG